One window of the Xiphophorus couchianus chromosome 12, X_couchianus-1.0, whole genome shotgun sequence genome contains the following:
- the kank1a gene encoding KN motif and ankyrin repeat domain-containing protein 1a, which produces MAQTVHVNGNSPERAQTCLGAGDEKDSYYVETPYGYQLDLDFLKYVDDIERGNTIKKLSIQRKPKAARPLATPRGSTAGGGARPEWTSTDSLSSSNSDGKQSPVFFTSRHLDAAPLTPTLPRATGDVPLGQSYLAEQKQLLPPPSPRFAPRHNPQVEKTLMETRRRLEQERLLVQAHIEPLIPRRRLASFGGMGSSSSLSSHSSSVAASQISPSTHQPLPINGLSNGEYNPYYSQSRGSSIRHSPMSSGVATPVTNVSPLHLQQIREQMVVALKRLKELEEQVKSIPILQVKIAVLQEEKRQLAAQTKNQGVGGFRKRSYSVGSADQMENSGSIQKETELRIVEPEAQEQSAQRLEEFRRLAAEVQALEKTTKENNVAEVQPQSLQKQVLQKSVGVVTDENMNSLLGSLSKPQKDSRLRDVGVVTERLETRSAGVVVTEAMLGMTSEADKEIELQQQTIEALKEKIYRLEVQLKETTHEMEMGKLKLELQAAGGSNKKKADKGLMVRPEMYNASVEAKVQMRSQGVGDHLEFILQTQTVGVSCQPSVRSVATGPDLPVDQWVVHQRVETRHQQVGIEPSISELGVNTEESLDGLGLCRTAAEPIKQSRSVGCGDCSVDVNITPVKTFVSQGTDPDVVCKMDSAVMAAPDSASQQTGTDTEYESRSTNTRTAEVTDSFTDMERSSCDKQTNTAPPETRTVAVGEGLVKDAPTTAKTRSVAVGTTSDVGSLPSKPNPTRIKECGVGPVSIHDNFLIGLKTRNIACGPSHPPDSAPSKEEKTGATAAAPPPGGVGLDHYIERVQKLLQEQQMLLAENYSELADAFGQPQSQFGSINSQLVSTLSSINSVMKYSSAENILALHSDSCRERSLMLPLPGAEAADRPENSPQQISAAEQKSLMDLQMSTALHGQPGSQNTLKSIMKKKDGRPDANGTKKNLQFVGVNGGYETTSSDESSSEDSSSSGSEEEEGDEEKEEEYQEVGGRRIGEEFQNEGAEDEDKKDEEEGSENEKRERYELSEKMLAACDVLKTHLSDSKAVSSKDLRTSLNTVQHEWFRVSSQKAALAPMVEDYLRAFEAVSMDVLRHVVNMADGNGNTALHYSVSHSNFQVVKKLLDADVCNVNQQNKAGYTPIMLAALAAVETAKDMSIVEELFSKGDVNARASQAGQTGLMLAVSHGRMDMVRALLAHGADVNVQDDEGSTALMCASEHGHVEIVKLLLGQAGCDATLSDSDGSNALSIALEAGHKDIAVLLYAHVNFSKAQSPGTPRLGRKTSPSPTRRGMFD; this is translated from the exons ATGGCTCAAACGGTGCACGTAAACGGCAACAGCCCAG AAAGAGCACAAACATGCCTGGGCGCCGGAGATGAGAAAGACTCCTACTACGTGGAAACTCCTTACGGTTACCAGTTAGACCTGGATTTCCTCAAGTATGTCGACGACATCGAGAGGGGCAACACCATTAAGAAGCTGAGCATCCAGAGGAAACCCAAAGCGGCCAGACCTCTGGCAACCCCTCGGGGCAGCACTGCGGGGGGCGGCGCCCGGCCTGAATGGACCTCCACGGACTCCCTGTCCTCCTCCAACAGCGACGGCAAGCAGTCTCCGGTCTTTTTCACCTCACGGCACCTGGACGCCGCTCCGTTGACCCCCACCCTCCCCAGGGCGACCGGTGACGTCCCTTTGGGTCAATCCTACTTGGCTGAGCAGAAGCAGCTTCTTCCGCCGCCCTCACCCAGGTTTGCTCCTCGTCACAACCCCCAAGTGGAAAAGACGCTCATGGAGACCCGTCGTCGTCTCGAGCAGGAGCGTCTGCTCGTCCAAGCGCACATCGAGCCTCTGATTCCCCGCCGTCGCCTCGCCAGCTTTGGTGGAATGGGCTCCAGCAGCTCCCTGTCGTCTCACTCGAGTTCAGTCGCGGCGAGCCAGATCTCCCCCAGCACCCACCAGCCTCTACCCATCAACGGCCTTTCTAATGGGGAGTATAACCCCTACTACTCACAGTCCAGAGGCAGCTCCATCCGCCACAGCCCCATGAGCTCAGGCGTCGCCACGCCGGTGACCAACGTCAGCCCGTTGCACCTGCAGCAGATCCGAGAGCAGATGGTCGTGGCCCTCAAGAGGCTTaaagagctggaggagcaggtcAAATCCATTCCTATCCTACAGGTGAAGATTGCCGTTCTGCAGGAGGAGAAACGACAGCTGGCCGCTCAGACTAAAAACCAAGGTGTCGGTGGCTTCCGCAAGCGTTCCTACAGTGTGGGCAGTGCTGACCAAATGGAGAACTCCGGATCCATCCAGAAGGAGACGGAGCTGCGCATCGTTGAGCCCGAGGCGCAGGAGCAGAGCGCCCAGCGGCTGGAGGAGTTCAGGCGACTGGCTGCTGAGGTCCAGGCTCTGGAGAAGACGACCAAGGAGAATAACGTTGCTGAAGTTCAGCCTCAAAGCCTACAAAAACAAGTCCTCCAGAAGTCAGTCGGTGTAGTTACCgatgaaaacatgaacagtCTTTTGGGTTCGCTAAGCAAACCACAAAAAGACAGCCGTCTCCGGGATGTAGGAGTGGTGACGGAGCGGCTGGAGACGCGGAGCGCTGGAGTTGTTGTGACGGAGGCCATGCTGGGCATGACCAGTGAAGCTGACAAGGAGATCGAGCTCCAACAGCAAACCATCGAAGCTCTGAAGGAGAAGATCTACCGCCTGGAGGTCCAGCTCAAAGAAACCACCCATGAGATGGAGATGGGGAAGCTCAAACTGGAGCTCCAAGCAGCCGGAGGGTCGAACAAGAAGAAGGCCGACAAGGGGCTGATGGTGAGGCCGGAGATGTACAACGCCTCGGTGGAAGCCAAAGTCCAGATGCGCAGCCAGGGAGTGGGCGACCATCTGGAGTTCATCCTGCAGACCCAGACGGTGGGAGTGTCCTGCCAGCCCAGCGTGCGCAGCGTTGCCACCGGACCCGACCTCCCAGTGGACCAGTGGGTGGTGCATCAACGGGTGGAGACGAGGCACCAGCAGGTTGGCATAGAGCCGAGTATTTCTGAATTGGGAGTAAACACTGAGGAGTCGTTGGATGGACTGGGCCTGTGCAGAACCGCGGCGGAGCCGATCAAGCAGTCCAGATCGGTCGGCTGCGGGGATTGCTCGGTGGACGTCAACATCACTCCTGTGAAGACATTTGTGTCACAAGGAACCGACCCGGATGTTGTCTGTAAGATGGACTCCGCCGTTATGGCAGCTCCCGATTCGGCGTCACAGCAGACTGGTACCGACACAGAATACGAGAGCAGGTCCACAAACACGAGAACGGCCGAGGTGACGGACTCGTTCACGGACATGGAGCGGAGCAGCTGCGACAAGCAGACCAACACGGCGCCGCCCGAGACGAGGACCGTTGCTGTTGGGGAGGGGCTCGTGAAAGACGCCCCAACGACGGCAAAGACGCGGTCGGTCGCTGTTGGAACCACCAGCGACGTCGGGTCGCTTCCCAGCAAACCAAACCCGACCAGAATCAAAGAGTGTGGAGTCGGCCCGGTTAGCATCCACGACAATTTCCTGATTGGTTTAAAAACCAGGAACATCGCATGTGGTCCATCTCATCCTCCCGACTCGGCCCCAAGCAAAGAGGAGAAGACCGGAGCCACCGCTGCAGCgccgccaccagggggcgtcgGACTGGACCACTACATAGAGAGGGTgcagaagctgctgcaggagcagcagATGCTGCTGGCGGAGAACTACAGCGAGCTGGCGGACGCTTTTGGCCAGCCCCAGTCCCAGTTCGGGTCCATCAACAGCCAGCTGGTCAGCACGCTGTCGTCCATCAACTCGGTGATGAAGTACAGCAGCGCGGAGAACATCCTGGCGCTGCACTCGGACTCCTGCAGAG AGCGCagcctgatgctgccactaccaggCGCCGAAGCTGCAGATCGTCCTGAAAACTCGCCGCAGCAGATCAGCGCCGCGGAGCAGAAGAGCCTCATGGACCTGCAGATGTCTACGGCGCTGCATG GTCAGCCAGGAAGTCAGAACACCCTGAAATCCAtcatgaagaagaaagatgGCCGCCCCGACGCCAACGGCACCAAGAAGAACCTGCAGTTTGTTGGCGTCAACGGAGG ATATGAAACCACATCAAGCGACGAGTCCAGCTCTGAGGACAGCAGCTCTTCTGggtcagaggaagaggagggagacgaagagaaggaggaagagtaCCAGGAAGTGGGAGGAAGGAGAATCGGGGAGGAGTTCCAGAACGAGGGAGCCGAGGATGAGGATAAGAAGGACGAAGAGGAAGGTTCAGAGAACGAGAAGAGAGAGAG GTATGAGCTGAGTGAGAAGATGTTGGCAGCGTGCGACGTTCTCAAAACTCACCTCAGCGACTCGAAGGCAGTGAGCAGCAAAGATCTG AGAACCAGCCTCAACACGGTGCAGCATGAGTGGTTCCGCGTGTCCAGCCAGAAGGCGGCGCTGGCGCCCATGGTGGAGGACTACCTGCGCGCCTTCGAGGCCGTCTCTATGGACGTGCTGCGCCACGTCGTCAACATGGCCGACGGCAACGGCAACACAGCGCTGCACTACAGCGTTTCTCATTCCAACTTCCAGGTGGTGAAGAAGCTGCTGGACGCAG ACGTGTGCAACGTGAACCAGCAGAACAAGGCCGGCTACACGCCCATCATGCTCGCCGCTCTGGCTGCCGTGGAAACGGCGAAGGACATGTCCATCGTGGAGGAGCTCTTCAGCAAGGGAGACGTGAACGCCCGCGCCAGTCAG GCCGGTCAGACGGGGCTGATGCTCGCCGTCAGTCACGGCAGGATGGACATGGTCCGGGCGCTGCTGGCCCACGGAGCCGACGTCAACGTCCAGGACGACGAGGGCTCCACGGCGCTGATGTGCGCCAGCGAACACGGCCACGTCGAGATCGTCAAACTGCTGCTGGGCCAGGCGGGCTGCGACGCCACGCTCAGCGACAGC GATGGGAGTAACGCTCTGTCCATCGCCCTGGAAGCCGGACACAAAGACATCGCCGTGCTGCTTTACGCCCACGTCAACTTCTCCAAAGCCCAGTCGCCT GGAACGCCTCGACTCGGCAGGAAAACTTCGCCCAGCCCGACGCGGAGGGGAATGTTCGACTGA
- the LOC114154470 gene encoding cilia- and flagella-associated protein 157-like isoform X1 — protein sequence MPRKKERKSGENKEKLNSASITTKAGFDEKEKRLYLIQIGYLNEELERFQIKCGELQKQNNILISQCVDKDITAYMKHSLSEKEGELAELQERLEGERHTSVQEKRSLQLEQGQLRRELQARIDKLEEKNTALAGKLCDLEEFQRQKDGLATNMQNLEKQLERQKEEHKDEIRNLEMKAQLEKRRLEEELEREVAAMSAQVQHLVEQKLPEATRSVLQENSELQSLLGRLSAVSRSLQRENAALRERKKQLSIDTDILEETLRRAARAGCMRQKDVQQLTGELQRLQQDDREKRQQLERIQAEQARVLADMEALRLDRAALSAEWSRSQSERNQLQVKLAEERKRRSMMKSILQEAAYALRQALKEAPAEQQEVDGAPQWRQLLQNLQEVLDRQAGSCSSAERLSGSQASPRAENRSFQSQPSRHRTHESCVVSQPGPKPRGAICRSGAASCSSLLPLHRKPTIQKSSSSVNFSHSSKQSNGQNFLQINPKNTRKDLSITEKYI from the exons ATGCCCagaaagaaggagagaaaaagcggcgaaaacaaggaaaaactcAACTCAGCAAGTATCACAACTAAAGCTGGTTTCGacgaaaaagaaaagagattatATTTGATTCAAATCGGATATTTGAACGAGGAGCTAGAAAG GTTTCAGATAAAATGTGGTGAACTTCAGAAGCAGAACAACATCCTAATCTCCCAGTGCGTGGACAAGGACATCACAGCGTACATGAAGCACTCCCTTTCAGAGAAGGAAGGGGAGCTGGCCGAGCTGCAGGAGCGGCTGGAGGGAGAGCGTCACACCTCCGTCCAGGAAAAGCGTTCCCTGCAGCTGGAGCAAGGCCAGCTGAGGCGGGAGCTGCAGGCCCGAATCGATaagctggaggaaaaaaacacgGCGCTCG CGGGGAAACTGTGTGATCTGGAAGAGTTTCAGAGGCAGAAGGACGGGTTGGCGACCAACATGCAGAATCTGGAGAAGCAGCTCGAACGTCAGAAAGAAGAACACAAAGATGAGATCCGCAACCTGGAAATGAAGGCGCAGCTGGAGAAGAGGAG GTTAGAAGAGGAGTTGGAGAGAGAAGTGGCGGCCATGTCAGCGCAAGTCCAGCATCTGGTGGAGCAGAAGCTCCCGGAGGCGACCCGGTCCGTTCTGCAGGAGAACTCGGAGCTGCAGAGCCTCCTGGGCCGGCTGTCGGCGGTGAGCCGCTCCCTGCAGCGGGAAAACGCGGCGCTGAGGGAGAGGAAGAAGCAGCTCAGCATCGACACGGACATCCTGGAGGAGACGCTGCGCCGCGCGGCGCGGGCCGGCTGCATGCGTCAGAAG GACGTGCAGCAGCTCACAGGAGAGCTGCAGCGGCTGCAGCAGGACGACAGGGAGAAGCGGCAGCAGCTGGAGCGGATTCAGGCGGAGCAGGCTCGAGTCCTGGCTGACATGGAGGCACTCAG ACTGGACCGGGCCGCTCTGTCTGCAGAGTGGAGCCGGAGCCAATCAGAGAGGAATCAGCTTCAGGTGAAGCTGgcggaggagaggaagaggaggagcatgATGAAGAGCATCCTGCAGGAGGCGGCCTACGCTCTCCGACAGGCCCTGAAG GAGGCtccagcagagcagcaggaggtGGACGGCGCCCCCCAGTGgaggcagctgctgcagaacctGCAGGAGGTTCTGGACAGACAAGCGGGAAGCTGTTCCTCTGCAGAGAGGCTGAGCGGGTCCCAGGCATCGCCACG agcagaaaatcgGAGTTTCCAGTCCCAGCCGTCCCGTCACAGAACCCACGAATCCTGCGTGGTTTCCCAACCCGGACCGAAACCCAGAGGCGCCATCTGCAGGTCGGGAGCTGCATCGTGCAGCAGCCTCCTTCCTTTGCACAG GAAGCCCACGATTCAGAAGAGCTCCAGCTCTGTGAACTTTTCTCATTCATCCAAACAGTCCAACGGCCAAaactttcttcaaataaatccgaaaaacacaagaaaagatttaagcataacagaaaaatatatttaa
- the LOC114154470 gene encoding cilia- and flagella-associated protein 157-like isoform X2, whose translation MPRKKERKSGENKEKLNSASITTKAGFDEKEKRLYLIQIGYLNEELERFQIKCGELQKQNNILISQCVDKDITAYMKHSLSEKEGELAELQERLEGERHTSVQEKRSLQLEQGQLRRELQARIDKLEEKNTALAGKLCDLEEFQRQKDGLATNMQNLEKQLERQKEEHKDEIRNLEMKAQLEKRRLEEELEREVAAMSAQVQHLVEQKLPEATRSVLQENSELQSLLGRLSAVSRSLQRENAALRERKKQLSIDTDILEETLRRAARAGCMRQKDVQQLTGELQRLQQDDREKRQQLERIQAEQARVLADMEALRLDRAALSAEWSRSQSERNQLQVKLAEERKRRSMMKSILQEAAYALRQALKEAPAEQQEVDGAPQWRQLLQNLQEVLDRQAGSCSSAERLSGSQASPRAENRSFQSQPSRHRTHESCVVSQPGPKPRGAICRSGAASCSSLLPLHRL comes from the exons ATGCCCagaaagaaggagagaaaaagcggcgaaaacaaggaaaaactcAACTCAGCAAGTATCACAACTAAAGCTGGTTTCGacgaaaaagaaaagagattatATTTGATTCAAATCGGATATTTGAACGAGGAGCTAGAAAG GTTTCAGATAAAATGTGGTGAACTTCAGAAGCAGAACAACATCCTAATCTCCCAGTGCGTGGACAAGGACATCACAGCGTACATGAAGCACTCCCTTTCAGAGAAGGAAGGGGAGCTGGCCGAGCTGCAGGAGCGGCTGGAGGGAGAGCGTCACACCTCCGTCCAGGAAAAGCGTTCCCTGCAGCTGGAGCAAGGCCAGCTGAGGCGGGAGCTGCAGGCCCGAATCGATaagctggaggaaaaaaacacgGCGCTCG CGGGGAAACTGTGTGATCTGGAAGAGTTTCAGAGGCAGAAGGACGGGTTGGCGACCAACATGCAGAATCTGGAGAAGCAGCTCGAACGTCAGAAAGAAGAACACAAAGATGAGATCCGCAACCTGGAAATGAAGGCGCAGCTGGAGAAGAGGAG GTTAGAAGAGGAGTTGGAGAGAGAAGTGGCGGCCATGTCAGCGCAAGTCCAGCATCTGGTGGAGCAGAAGCTCCCGGAGGCGACCCGGTCCGTTCTGCAGGAGAACTCGGAGCTGCAGAGCCTCCTGGGCCGGCTGTCGGCGGTGAGCCGCTCCCTGCAGCGGGAAAACGCGGCGCTGAGGGAGAGGAAGAAGCAGCTCAGCATCGACACGGACATCCTGGAGGAGACGCTGCGCCGCGCGGCGCGGGCCGGCTGCATGCGTCAGAAG GACGTGCAGCAGCTCACAGGAGAGCTGCAGCGGCTGCAGCAGGACGACAGGGAGAAGCGGCAGCAGCTGGAGCGGATTCAGGCGGAGCAGGCTCGAGTCCTGGCTGACATGGAGGCACTCAG ACTGGACCGGGCCGCTCTGTCTGCAGAGTGGAGCCGGAGCCAATCAGAGAGGAATCAGCTTCAGGTGAAGCTGgcggaggagaggaagaggaggagcatgATGAAGAGCATCCTGCAGGAGGCGGCCTACGCTCTCCGACAGGCCCTGAAG GAGGCtccagcagagcagcaggaggtGGACGGCGCCCCCCAGTGgaggcagctgctgcagaacctGCAGGAGGTTCTGGACAGACAAGCGGGAAGCTGTTCCTCTGCAGAGAGGCTGAGCGGGTCCCAGGCATCGCCACG agcagaaaatcgGAGTTTCCAGTCCCAGCCGTCCCGTCACAGAACCCACGAATCCTGCGTGGTTTCCCAACCCGGACCGAAACCCAGAGGCGCCATCTGCAGGTCGGGAGCTGCATCGTGCAGCAGCCTCCTTCCTTTGCACAG GCTTTAG